In Roseibium sp. Sym1, the genomic window CCACCCAGAAGGTCAACAATTTCTACCGGACGAACTCTCCTTTCGACCGGGCGCAATCCCGCACTGTCTCCGTCGAGGTGACGAGCATCGTGCCGCTCTCCAATCAATCCTATCAGATCGACTGGACAGAAATCGAACGGGACCGGAAGGGCAAGGAGCTTCAAACGAAGCGCTGGCGCGGGGTAGCAAATGTCACGCTCTCGCCTCCGCAGGACGAAGCGATCATCCGGCTCAACCCGATCGGTCTTTATCTCAAGGACTTCGACTGGACCGCCCAGCTGTAAGCAATTCGCACACTCAAAGAGTAAGAAATATGTTTCAGAAAAACTGGCTGCGCGCCGGCATGAGTATGCTCGCGGCTGCGACAGCCATCACCGCCTTACCTGTTCAAGCCTTGGCTGCAGACTACACAGCTAAGGAACTGCGGGCCCTTGGTCTGTCGAGCGACTGGCGCAATGGTCGCGGCGTCATCACCAAAGGTCCGGACGGCAAGGTGATCTATCTCTATGGTCAGGTTCAGCCGACCGTTGTCTGTGCTCCCCTGCAGGTCTGCGACATCGAATTGCAGCCCGGGGAAGCTGTTCGCAACGTCATGGTCGGGGATACGGTTCGCTGGAAGGTGGATCCTGCAACATCTGGAGGCCCGACCGGAAACTCGGTTCACCTGATCATCAAGCCGACAGAACCCGGACTTGTCACATCGATGGTGGTGACGACGTCGAGGCGCACCTATCAGATCAAACTTCAAAGCGACAGTCACCGTTACATGGCCCGGGTAGGCTTCGATTACCCGGAAGATATCCAGGCCAAGTTCGAGGCGGCTAATCGACAGCTCGAAGCCAACACCATTCCGGGTGCAGGCGTCCCGGCCGAAAACCTGGACTTCAAATTCCATGTTCATGGTCAAGCCCGCTGGCGGCCGACGCGCGTCTATTCGGACGGTCTCAAGACCTACATCCAATTTCCGAGTGGAATGGCGTCCGGTGATGCCCCGGTTCTTTATGTCACCGCCGGCGGACAGAACCAGATCGTCAATTATCGCCTGAAGGGCAGCCTCATGATCGTGGACTACATGATCGACCAGGCGGTGCTCGTTTCTGGTGTTGGCTACAGCCAGCAAAAAATTCGTATCAACAGAGGAGGGTGACCATGTCGCACACGCGCCGCTCAATTCTAAAGGCCATTGGCATTTCTGTTCTGGCAACGCCGATGGCTGGCTGTATGACGTCGGAAAGTGGTTGGTTCAACCCAACAACAAGCATTGATGCCGCCAATCTGTCTCCTTCCGCTGCGAGCATCGTCGCCGGCGATATGGTTGCGAAACTCTCCGAGCATGTCGGGGCAGGAACGGGAACCATTGCCCTCAAGGCTGACAATTCAGAGTTCGCCCTGGCCTTGGAAAATTCCTTGCGCGGATGGGGGTACGCGGTCGCCGAAGCGGATCAACAGCCATCAGGCGATAACATCATTCCCCTGGCCTACACGATCGATTCCGATGCAGGGC contains:
- the trbG gene encoding P-type conjugative transfer protein TrbG, with protein sequence MFQKNWLRAGMSMLAAATAITALPVQALAADYTAKELRALGLSSDWRNGRGVITKGPDGKVIYLYGQVQPTVVCAPLQVCDIELQPGEAVRNVMVGDTVRWKVDPATSGGPTGNSVHLIIKPTEPGLVTSMVVTTSRRTYQIKLQSDSHRYMARVGFDYPEDIQAKFEAANRQLEANTIPGAGVPAENLDFKFHVHGQARWRPTRVYSDGLKTYIQFPSGMASGDAPVLYVTAGGQNQIVNYRLKGSLMIVDYMIDQAVLVSGVGYSQQKIRINRGG
- the trbH gene encoding conjugal transfer protein TrbH: MSHTRRSILKAIGISVLATPMAGCMTSESGWFNPTTSIDAANLSPSAASIVAGDMVAKLSEHVGAGTGTIALKADNSEFALALENSLRGWGYAVAEADQQPSGDNIIPLAYTIDSDAGQIFARLTTPTVELARTYQATPSGASPTSPVSVLTRTV